One Cyprinus carpio isolate SPL01 chromosome B25, ASM1834038v1, whole genome shotgun sequence genomic region harbors:
- the LOC109067601 gene encoding interferon-induced GTP-binding protein Mx3-like isoform X1 → MSPDVCDLTLIDLPGIARVPLRGQPEDIGEQIKRLIIKFIEKQETINLVVVPCNIDIATTEALKMAQEVDPEGKRTVAILTKPDLIDTGTEKSVLAIVHNEVIPLCKGYTMVKCRGQQQIDDDISLEQATQIERDFFQNHDYFRCLLNEDKATIKCLAIKLTQELVDHIKKSLPQLDEQIKKLLWDVRNELKECEGGPPQDPRGAKQFLTQTLKRFNDQINSLSSGELIFEENLFAQLRAEFKKWNDHLNSSKPSFSDSKVVSQENRGRELPGFSNYKVFETVLQKHVAELKEPANDLLRGMKDIILKHLLDVVFTCFRNYPVLKNITVSKIHNILSGQKEKAEQRILEQFEMENLIYTQDPIFLKILSEITKEWFLEEQLPMFDKECTYSQMMKAHYEIVVQRMADQLPMMITLFMLKETAELLSTDILSLLDGANVSELLFEDSDVSKRRKDLRDRLDRLTAAQAELTEFI, encoded by the exons ATGTCACCAGATGTGTGTGACCTCACACTGATCGATCTACCTGGAATCGCCAGAGTCCCATTAAGAGGACAGCCAGAGGACATTGGAGAGCAG ATCAAACGTTTGATCATtaaatttattgagaagcaaGAGACTATAAACCTGGTTGTGGTCCCTTGTAACATTGACATTGCAACAACAGAAGCATTAAAAATGGCACAAGAAGTTGATCCTGAGGGCAAAAGAACTGTTG CCATTCTGACCAAGCCAGATCTCATAGACACGGGAACAGAGAAGAGTGTTTTGGCTATTGTTCACAACGAAGTGATTCCTCTCTGCAAAGGTTACACCATGGTGAAGTGTAGAGGACAACAGCAAATTGATGATGATATTTCTCTTGAGCAGGCAACACAAATTGAGAGAGATTTCTTCCAAAATCATGATTATTTCAG atgcCTCTTGAATGAAGATAAAGCAACTATTAAATGTCTTGCCATCAAACTTACTCAGGAACTTGTTGATCATATCAAA AAATCCCTGCCACAGCTTGATGAGCAGATAAAAAAGCTTCTGTGGGACGTGAGGAATGAGCTCAAGGAGTGTGAGGGCGGACCTCCACAAGACCCCAGGGGAGCCAAACAATTCCTTACTCAA aCCTTAAAAAGATTCAATGATCAAATCAACTCCTTATCATCAGGAGAGCTGATCTTTGAGGAAAATTTGTTTGCACAGCTTCGTGCTGAATTCAAGAAGTGGAATGATCATCTTAATAGTTCAAAGCCATCCT TTTCTGATTCAAAAGTGGTGAGCCAGGAAAACAGAGGGAGGGAACTGCCCGGCTTTAGCAACTACAAAGTGTTTGAGACTGTCCTTCAGAAACATGTGGCCGAACTAAAGGAACCAGCCAATGACTTACTCAGGGGCATGAAAG ATATCATCCTCAAACATTTACTTGACGTGGTGTTTACTTGTTTCCGGAACTACCCTGTCCTTAAAAACATAACTGtg AGTAAAATCCACAATATTCTGTCAGGTCAGAAAGAGAAAGCAGAGCAGAGGATCTTAGAGCAGTTTGAAATGGAAAACTTGATCTACACTCAAGATCCCATCTTCCTGAAGATCTTGAGTGAGATTACCAAAGAGTGGTTCTTAGAAGAACAGTTACCTATGTTTGACAAAGAGTGCACGTACAGTCAAATGATGAAGGCGCATTATGAG atTGTAGTGCAGAGGATGGCTGACCAACTGCCCATGATGATCACCCTTTTCATGCTGAAGGAAACTGCTGAGCTCTTGTCTACtgacattttaagtttattgGATGGGGCAAATGTGAGCGAGCTCCTCTTTGAGGACTCTGATGTCAGCAAAAGACGCAAAGACCTACGAGATCGCTTGGATCGTTTGACTGCTGCTCAGGCAGAACTTACTGAATTTATCTGA
- the LOC109067601 gene encoding interferon-induced GTP-binding protein Mx3-like isoform X2 — translation MSPDVCDLTLIDLPGIARVPLRGQPEDIGEQIKRLIIKFIEKQETINLVVVPCNIDIATTEALKMAQEVDPEGKRTVAILTKPDLIDTGTEKSVLAIVHNEVIPLCKGYTMVKCRGQQQIDDDISLEQATQIERDFFQNHDYFRCLLNEDKATIKCLAIKLTQELVDHIKKSLPQLDEQIKKLLWDVRNELKECEGGPPQDPRGAKQFLTQTLKRFNDQINSLSSGELIFEENLFAQLRAEFKKWNDHLNSSKPSFSDSKVVSQENRGRELPGFSNYKVFETVLQKHVAELKEPANDLLRGMKGQKEKAEQRILEQFEMENLIYTQDPIFLKILSEITKEWFLEEQLPMFDKECTYSQMMKAHYEIVVQRMADQLPMMITLFMLKETAELLSTDILSLLDGANVSELLFEDSDVSKRRKDLRDRLDRLTAAQAELTEFI, via the exons ATGTCACCAGATGTGTGTGACCTCACACTGATCGATCTACCTGGAATCGCCAGAGTCCCATTAAGAGGACAGCCAGAGGACATTGGAGAGCAG ATCAAACGTTTGATCATtaaatttattgagaagcaaGAGACTATAAACCTGGTTGTGGTCCCTTGTAACATTGACATTGCAACAACAGAAGCATTAAAAATGGCACAAGAAGTTGATCCTGAGGGCAAAAGAACTGTTG CCATTCTGACCAAGCCAGATCTCATAGACACGGGAACAGAGAAGAGTGTTTTGGCTATTGTTCACAACGAAGTGATTCCTCTCTGCAAAGGTTACACCATGGTGAAGTGTAGAGGACAACAGCAAATTGATGATGATATTTCTCTTGAGCAGGCAACACAAATTGAGAGAGATTTCTTCCAAAATCATGATTATTTCAG atgcCTCTTGAATGAAGATAAAGCAACTATTAAATGTCTTGCCATCAAACTTACTCAGGAACTTGTTGATCATATCAAA AAATCCCTGCCACAGCTTGATGAGCAGATAAAAAAGCTTCTGTGGGACGTGAGGAATGAGCTCAAGGAGTGTGAGGGCGGACCTCCACAAGACCCCAGGGGAGCCAAACAATTCCTTACTCAA aCCTTAAAAAGATTCAATGATCAAATCAACTCCTTATCATCAGGAGAGCTGATCTTTGAGGAAAATTTGTTTGCACAGCTTCGTGCTGAATTCAAGAAGTGGAATGATCATCTTAATAGTTCAAAGCCATCCT TTTCTGATTCAAAAGTGGTGAGCCAGGAAAACAGAGGGAGGGAACTGCCCGGCTTTAGCAACTACAAAGTGTTTGAGACTGTCCTTCAGAAACATGTGGCCGAACTAAAGGAACCAGCCAATGACTTACTCAGGGGCATGAAAG GTCAGAAAGAGAAAGCAGAGCAGAGGATCTTAGAGCAGTTTGAAATGGAAAACTTGATCTACACTCAAGATCCCATCTTCCTGAAGATCTTGAGTGAGATTACCAAAGAGTGGTTCTTAGAAGAACAGTTACCTATGTTTGACAAAGAGTGCACGTACAGTCAAATGATGAAGGCGCATTATGAG atTGTAGTGCAGAGGATGGCTGACCAACTGCCCATGATGATCACCCTTTTCATGCTGAAGGAAACTGCTGAGCTCTTGTCTACtgacattttaagtttattgGATGGGGCAAATGTGAGCGAGCTCCTCTTTGAGGACTCTGATGTCAGCAAAAGACGCAAAGACCTACGAGATCGCTTGGATCGTTTGACTGCTGCTCAGGCAGAACTTACTGAATTTATCTGA